The Clostridiisalibacter paucivorans DSM 22131 genomic sequence CCTAGAGAATCCTTTCCTCCATGCCCTGGATCTATCATTATTATTTTGCCCAATAAGGGCTTTTTTATACATGGGGTGTAGATACTAGTTATCTCTACTCCAGTATAATAATAATTTATTATTTCCCTATAGTTATAGCCTTTTTCAGCCATAACACTTCCACCATATTGACACAATCCTAACCCATGTCCTTCTCCCTTAGTCTCTATAAGTAGTGACTTTGGCGTTATAAAAAAATTTGTTGAATTAAGATTCAACAGCTTTTTTATCTCTACGCCTTTAAATTCTCTACCACACATATTTATCTTATTTATTCTACCCCGTTCATCTTTAAAAATTTTATCTATAATCCCCAATAGATATTCTTTGTTTTTTCCCTTTAAATTAATCCCTAATTTTTTTTCAAGTTCATCCATATTTATTTCTTTAGTATTTTTAAAAAACGGTGAGTCTTTACAATGATCACATAATACTTTTCTTAAATACAAAATTCTATTGCCTAAAACATCTTCAGAATTTTCAGTAGACCCTCCACATGTATGGGTATACAGTGCTTTTATGGGCTTTTTATTTTTCGTTATAATAAGACCTCTAGTTTCTTTTATGGCATAATCCACCTTAGATATAATATTTTGTCCTCTTTCAGTATTTATGAATTCTATAAACTCATCTTCTTTCATTATCTCTATACAGTGTCCTTCATCACATACATCACATCCATCATGCATTAAACATCCTCTTCCTCCATATATCCTCATATTCCTTATCAAAAGGGTTCGGGCTATTATACTTTGAACCTTCAAAAATTCTTCGTTTAACGTAAAAAAACCTTGAGCCAACACTACTCTTCTTATTGCTTCCTCTAAAGTCAATTTTGTCACTCTATCTAAATTAGTAGTATACATATCTATATAAATTATATTATTATTCCTATTTATCAAATCTATTACCCCCTAAACTTTATTTGGTAATAACTATTCCTTTTGTTTATAGTTTGATATAATATATAATATGTTGGTAAAAGATTCATTGTTACTAAATATAGGAAATACAGTTCTTAGCTCTTAGTCATATACATAACAAATGCATAAAAAAAGTATTATTATCTAAACTGGGAACTTTGTACTGCAATTAAAGGGGGAAAATATCATGAAAGGTACAACAGTCTCTGCATGGATAAAAACATGTAAGAAAAAATATGGTGAAGATTTAACTATAGAAGCTATGGAATCTATAAATATGGATCCCAATAAAATATTTAAGCCTACTGAAGATGTAGATGATTCTTATCCCTTTGGTATGGTAAATTTTATATCAGAAAGGTTAAATAAATCTTCATATGAGATATGGGAAGAAATAGGGATAGACAATATAAATACATTCTTTAATGATTATCCAGCATTCTTTGACCATAAAAACTTATATTCATTTTTAAAATCTATGTACGATGTACATGTGGTCATAACACAGAAAATACCTGGAGCCAAACCTCCACTATTAGACATAAAGGCTATAGGAAAAAACACAGCAGAAATGACTTATAAATCCTCTAGAGGTATGTTCGGGTATTTTCATGGTCTATTAAAGGGTGCTGCTCAATTCTACGATGAAGATATAGATGTAAAAACTGTAGAAAAAACTGAAGATTTTACTAAAATACATATAACCTTTCCTGAACAAATATATAGATATAAATCATATAAAGTGAATAAATTATTGTCCTTTGGATTTATCAAAAGTATGGAAATGAAAATAGCCTTAGCTTCAGTAATTCTTATAGGAATACCCCATATATTCTTATCAGATATTATAGATGGCAATATACTCAATAGTATTATTTTAGGATTATCTTTCTTTGTTCCATTAGTAATTTCGAAACTACTTTTTTTACCTAAAAATAATATTACAGCCCAACTCAAAGATTTATCTGAACGAAATTATGCTGAAGACAATGATATAGCAACAAATGACTTTTTCGAAGACATAAATCGATCCCTAACTTCATTTAAGAATATTGTAAAGAGCGATTTTGTAGGCTTCAAAGGTATGACTGATGAATTAAATGTATTTGGAGAAAAATTTAATGATATTTCAGTAAATATGAATGATACGTCTAAAGATATTGCTGGAGTAGTTGAACAGGTTGCAGAAGGTGCTGTTAACCAAGCTGAAGAAACTGAATCTGCCGCATATCTTTTAAATAACAATATAAAGGCATTAAATGAAATAGTAGATAAAGAAAACAATAGTAAAAACGAATTAGAAGTAGCTGTTGGAAAAATCAACGATGGGTATCAAGAATTAAAAAATACATCTTCTAATCTACAAGAAATAATTACACAGTTCTCAAAAGTTAAAGAAGACAGTCTATCTCTACAAAACAAAGCTAAAGATGTTACTAAAATCGTTAGTGCTGTAGAGGCTATATCAGAACAAACTAATCTTTTAGCACTAAATGCTGCTATAGAGGCATCTAGAGCTGGAGACTTAGGCAAAGGGTTTGGAGTGGTTGCACAAGAAATTAGAGAATTGGCCGAAGAATCCAAGGATGCTGTTAAAAATATAAATAACAATCTATTGTCTTTCATAAAGGAAATTGATCAATTGGTTACCCAAATTGAAGAACAATTCACTACCCTTAACAGCGAAAATAAAAATTTATCCAATGTGGCTCAAGGTAACTATGATACCGTTGTAAGCATAGAAAAAGTATCTACTTCACTCATAGAAATGATTAATCAATTGACCAGTGAAGCCAATGCTATAAATGATGTATCCTCAAATATAGAAGCGTTGGCTGCCATAGCCGAAGAAAATTCTGCATCTTCTGAAGAAGTAAGTGCAAATGTAACCACATATACTCAAGAATTAGAAAAGATGATGGGAAATATAAGAGAATTCAAAAAAGTTTCAGAAGGATTTAGAAATGATTTAGAAATGTATAAGATATAAATGTTTAAAAAAAGTTAGTAGTTCGTAGTTAATAGCTATTAGTTTAATGATAAAATTCATGGAATTTCTACTATAAACTAATAACTATTAACCGTTAACTACTAACTTTTTTAATTATTGACTACAGACTACCAACTATTACTATCTTCTAAAAAAACATATTTCTTCTTGTTAAGAATATGATCGCTATAGCTGAAAATACTGCAGACAATGTTATAACCAATAAGAATGCATGGGGTGAATTTTGAAAAGGCAACCCTACATTCATACCATAAAAACTAGCAAACATTGTTGGTATCGACATAACTATAGTTATAGATGTCAACACTTTCATTACTATATTCAGATTATTAGATATAACAGAAGCAAATGCATCCATCATACCACTCAATATATTGCTATATATATTTGCCATCTCTATTGCCTGTTTATTCTCTATTATTACATCCTCCAATAAATCTTCATCTTCAGGATATAATTTTACTGCATCTACCTTCAAAAGCTTTTCCATTACTATTTCATTTGCCTTTAGAGATGTAGAAAAATAAACTAAACTCTTTTCTAAATCTAGTAATTGTATGAGTTCTTTGTTCTTCATAGATTTATGAAGTTGCTTTTCTATTTTATTACTTATCTTATTTATTTGCTTTAAATATAATAAATATCTTGCTGCTATTCTAAAAAGTATCTGCAATACAAATCTAGTTCTCTTATATGTGTAAAATCCTCGCACTTTATTTTCTATAAAATGGTCAATAATATTATTTTCCTTTAGACATACAGTTATTATATTTTTTTCATACAATATTATACCTAATGGTACTGTATAAAAGACATAAGAATCTTCATCCTTTTCTACCATGGGTATATCCACCAATACAAGTACTTGACCATCCTCTATCTCTAGCCTTGAACTCTCCTCATCATCCAAAGGCGCCTTGAGAAGATCTATATCAATCCCAAATTTGGAATTTATATCTTGTATCTCTTCATCAGTAGGGTTTACCATATTGATCCATGCTCCCCTATTGACTTCTGATATTTCCTCTAGTTTACAATCTTCATTAGTATTATAGATTTTAATCATCTTTGTCACCCCTCTTAGTTATTTTTCCAAGCATTCCCTCCCATCACCATACAATTTGATATAGTAATCAGTGATGAAAAGAAAGATTTAAATATTATATATTTCCTTTGAAAACAGCAACTCAGACTAGGACCATCGTCCACTTTTCACCACCTCCTAATTATAATAAAACAAAAAAACCTTTCAACAAGTGAAAGGTTTCCCACCTAACACCTGTTGGGGTTTAGCACTATATAGCTTAGGTTCAACCAGCCACATTAAGTATAACCTTTACGATTATACCTGTTATACCCATTGGCATCTCTGGATGTTTCTGGGCAGTGGCATATTTCTATATAGGAGCCTCTCCTAACCAGGTATCAATATTCATCAACATATATTATATTATTAAATATTTATATTTTTTGCAAGTCTTTATTTGATATATTTATCTAGTACATTTATTATCTCATCAATTTTTTCATCGCCTTTTCCTTCAAGTATAGCTGATTTGACACAACTTTTTATATGTTGGTCTAAAATATGGAGATTTGATTTTTTCAAAAGCCCTTGTACTGCCAATATCTGTTTTGATATATCTACACAATACCTATCATCATCAATCATCTTAATTATGCCTTCTATTTGACCTTTAGATGTCTTTAATAGATTCTTTGCCGCCATTCTTTGTTGGTTCAATGATTTTCCCCCTTGTCTATTTGATTTCTACTACATCATATCCTGCCTCTTCTACTGCTTTTTTGAGATCATCATTTGATACATTTTCA encodes the following:
- a CDS encoding heme NO-binding domain-containing protein, whose translation is MKGTTVSAWIKTCKKKYGEDLTIEAMESINMDPNKIFKPTEDVDDSYPFGMVNFISERLNKSSYEIWEEIGIDNINTFFNDYPAFFDHKNLYSFLKSMYDVHVVITQKIPGAKPPLLDIKAIGKNTAEMTYKSSRGMFGYFHGLLKGAAQFYDEDIDVKTVEKTEDFTKIHITFPEQIYRYKSYKVNKLLSFGFIKSMEMKIALASVILIGIPHIFLSDIIDGNILNSIILGLSFFVPLVISKLLFLPKNNITAQLKDLSERNYAEDNDIATNDFFEDINRSLTSFKNIVKSDFVGFKGMTDELNVFGEKFNDISVNMNDTSKDIAGVVEQVAEGAVNQAEETESAAYLLNNNIKALNEIVDKENNSKNELEVAVGKINDGYQELKNTSSNLQEIITQFSKVKEDSLSLQNKAKDVTKIVSAVEAISEQTNLLALNAAIEASRAGDLGKGFGVVAQEIRELAEESKDAVKNINNNLLSFIKEIDQLVTQIEEQFTTLNSENKNLSNVAQGNYDTVVSIEKVSTSLIEMINQLTSEANAINDVSSNIEALAAIAEENSASSEEVSANVTTYTQELEKMMGNIREFKKVSEGFRNDLEMYKI
- a CDS encoding N-acetylmuramoyl-L-alanine amidase; amino-acid sequence: MINRNNNIIYIDMYTTNLDRVTKLTLEEAIRRVVLAQGFFTLNEEFLKVQSIIARTLLIRNMRIYGGRGCLMHDGCDVCDEGHCIEIMKEDEFIEFINTERGQNIISKVDYAIKETRGLIITKNKKPIKALYTHTCGGSTENSEDVLGNRILYLRKVLCDHCKDSPFFKNTKEINMDELEKKLGINLKGKNKEYLLGIIDKIFKDERGRINKINMCGREFKGVEIKKLLNLNSTNFFITPKSLLIETKGEGHGLGLCQYGGSVMAEKGYNYREIINYYYTGVEITSIYTPCIKKPLLGKIIMIDPGHGGKDSLGNIGDTGLLEKDVVLNISKFLLNELEDMGSKTYITREKDRLVPLSDRVDKCKDIMPHLFLSIHLNGFHNSSVKGAEGYYYKGDLQGKALGESILEQLSKDLSIINRGVKEANFYILRQIPVNCLWLEVDYITNPAQEMLLSKEDYLRKVSKSIADGIRQYYLIK
- a CDS encoding metal-sensing transcriptional repressor, which translates into the protein MNQQRMAAKNLLKTSKGQIEGIIKMIDDDRYCVDISKQILAVQGLLKKSNLHILDQHIKSCVKSAILEGKGDEKIDEIINVLDKYIK
- a CDS encoding magnesium transporter CorA family protein: MIKIYNTNEDCKLEEISEVNRGAWINMVNPTDEEIQDINSKFGIDIDLLKAPLDDEESSRLEIEDGQVLVLVDIPMVEKDEDSYVFYTVPLGIILYEKNIITVCLKENNIIDHFIENKVRGFYTYKRTRFVLQILFRIAARYLLYLKQINKISNKIEKQLHKSMKNKELIQLLDLEKSLVYFSTSLKANEIVMEKLLKVDAVKLYPEDEDLLEDVIIENKQAIEMANIYSNILSGMMDAFASVISNNLNIVMKVLTSITIVMSIPTMFASFYGMNVGLPFQNSPHAFLLVITLSAVFSAIAIIFLTRRNMFF